One window from the genome of Sphaerotilus microaerophilus encodes:
- the ybaK gene encoding Cys-tRNA(Pro) deacylase, with the protein MAKKTTHVSETPATQFLRAQGVNFTEHPYDYVEHGGTTESARQLGVDEHAVVKTLVMQDQDARPLIVLMHGDRRVSTKNLARQAGLKKIEPCRPEVAQRHSGYQVGGTSPFGFRKAVPLYVEASILDLPRIYINGGRRGYLVGIEPEVLTRVLQARPVQAADPASA; encoded by the coding sequence ATGGCCAAGAAGACCACCCACGTCAGCGAAACCCCCGCCACCCAGTTCCTGCGTGCGCAGGGGGTGAACTTCACCGAGCACCCCTACGACTACGTCGAGCACGGCGGAACCACCGAATCCGCGCGGCAGCTTGGCGTGGACGAGCACGCGGTCGTCAAGACCCTGGTGATGCAGGACCAGGACGCCCGGCCGCTGATCGTGCTGATGCACGGCGACCGCCGGGTCAGCACCAAGAACCTGGCCCGCCAGGCCGGCCTGAAGAAGATCGAGCCCTGCCGGCCCGAGGTGGCGCAGCGCCACAGCGGCTACCAGGTCGGCGGCACCTCGCCGTTCGGCTTCCGCAAGGCGGTGCCGCTGTACGTCGAGGCCAGCATCCTCGACCTGCCGCGCATCTACATCAATGGCGGTCGGCGTGGCTACCTCGTGGGCATCGAGCCCGAGGTGCTCACCCGCGTGCTGCAGGCCCGGCCGGTGCAGGCGGCCGACCCGGCAAGCGCCTGA
- the yiaA gene encoding inner membrane protein YiaA: protein MNASLQPQRPTGAFVGASWAALLVGAITFLVGLWNAAMPLNEKGYYFTILMYGLFSAVSLQKSVRDRLEGIPVTGLYFGLCWVSLTLAVLLLAVGLWNATLAASEKGFYAMSFLLALFGAVAVQKNVRDLAHFKDDAGFADGQNGN, encoded by the coding sequence ATGAATGCCTCCCTTCAACCCCAGCGCCCCACCGGGGCCTTCGTCGGTGCGTCCTGGGCGGCGCTGCTGGTCGGCGCGATTACCTTCCTGGTCGGGCTGTGGAACGCCGCGATGCCGCTCAACGAGAAGGGCTACTACTTCACCATCCTGATGTACGGCCTGTTCTCGGCGGTGTCGCTGCAGAAGTCGGTGCGCGACCGGCTCGAAGGCATCCCGGTGACGGGGCTGTACTTCGGCCTGTGCTGGGTGTCGCTGACGCTGGCGGTGCTGCTGCTGGCCGTGGGGCTGTGGAACGCCACGCTGGCCGCGAGCGAGAAGGGCTTCTACGCGATGTCCTTCCTGCTGGCGCTGTTCGGTGCGGTGGCGGTGCAGAAGAACGTGCGCGATCTGGCCCATTTCAAGGACGACGCCGGCTTCGCGGACGGCCAGAACGGCAACTGA
- the plsY gene encoding glycerol-3-phosphate 1-O-acyltransferase PlsY, translating to MTLLWNALALLAAYLIGSLSFAVIVSRFMGLNDPRSYGSGNPGATNVLRSGNKKAAVFTLLFDLLKGLLPVLAVVLWGERIGLDQTSAAWVGLAAFLGHLWPVFFRFQGGKGVATAAGVLLGLNVLLGLAVLLVWLAVAYFTRYSSLAALIAAVAAPVIEVIGWGPSGATLAVLAMSALLVWRHQANIGKLLAGKESKLGQKAAPAAAAPAPAPHHPTVRSHAHEKKGHGKKRH from the coding sequence ATGACCCTGCTCTGGAATGCCCTGGCCCTGCTGGCCGCCTACCTGATCGGCTCGCTCTCCTTCGCCGTCATCGTCAGCCGCTTCATGGGTCTGAACGACCCGCGCAGCTACGGCTCGGGCAACCCCGGTGCCACCAACGTGCTGCGCTCGGGCAACAAGAAGGCCGCCGTCTTCACGCTGCTGTTCGATCTGCTCAAGGGTCTGCTGCCCGTGCTGGCCGTCGTGCTCTGGGGCGAGCGCATCGGGCTGGACCAGACCAGTGCCGCCTGGGTCGGCCTGGCCGCCTTCCTGGGCCATCTCTGGCCGGTGTTCTTCCGCTTCCAGGGCGGCAAGGGCGTGGCCACCGCGGCGGGCGTGCTGCTGGGGCTCAACGTCCTGCTCGGCCTGGCGGTGCTGCTGGTCTGGCTGGCGGTGGCCTACTTCACGCGCTATTCCTCGCTGGCCGCGCTGATCGCTGCGGTGGCCGCGCCGGTCATCGAGGTGATCGGCTGGGGGCCCTCCGGCGCCACGCTGGCGGTGCTGGCGATGAGCGCCCTGCTCGTCTGGCGCCACCAGGCCAACATCGGCAAGCTGCTGGCCGGCAAGGAAAGCAAGCTCGGCCAGAAGGCCGCGCCGGCTGCCGCCGCGCCCGCCCCCGCGCCGCACCACCCCACCGTGCGCTCACATGCCCATGAGAAGAAGGGCCACGGCAAGAAGCGCCACTGA
- a CDS encoding glutaredoxin family protein, protein MPAARPNPAPPPSRRPGWRGFASLALVVVVAAAVAEGARAWVHHQRAEALRAVARPGDIRMLSSTTCIFCTQARGWLNRHALPFQECFVDLDAACAEEYDRLGRPGTPTVLVRGQAQRGFDAERITRTLAGTAPSPAP, encoded by the coding sequence ATGCCCGCCGCACGCCCCAACCCGGCTCCACCGCCGTCACGCCGCCCCGGCTGGCGCGGCTTTGCCTCGCTGGCACTGGTGGTCGTCGTGGCCGCGGCGGTCGCCGAGGGCGCCCGCGCCTGGGTGCATCACCAGCGGGCCGAGGCGCTGCGTGCTGTCGCCCGCCCGGGCGACATCCGCATGCTCTCATCGACCACCTGCATTTTCTGCACCCAGGCGCGCGGCTGGCTGAACCGCCACGCCCTCCCGTTCCAGGAGTGCTTCGTCGACCTTGATGCCGCCTGTGCCGAGGAATACGACCGCCTCGGCCGGCCCGGCACCCCCACGGTGCTGGTGCGTGGCCAAGCCCAGCGCGGCTTCGACGCCGAGCGCATCACCCGCACGCTCGCGGGCACCGCCCCCTCACCAGCCCCCTGA